In the genome of Daucus carota subsp. sativus chromosome 9, DH1 v3.0, whole genome shotgun sequence, the window CTCTTGGTTGGCTTTCTGGGATTCTGCGCTTCTTTGCATTTCATTCCAACATGGAGGTACTTCTACTTTCACTCTGTTGAAAGATTCTCTGACAAGATAGCGCTTTCCATTGCTTTGTGGCGGAGAAGGTTCCAGAACTAAGAGGTGAACTCCTATCTATTACACAcacttttgttattttctcttCTCCTCTGTTCTTGTACTTGTTAGACTACTAAATATGAGTTGacattatttctaattttttagtgGATTCAGGTTCTTCATCAAGCTGTAGCCTTGGACAAGAAAGATGTTGGGATTTCTTGCATCATATGACTCCATCTTtaccaatatatatactttcatgTTCCTATATTCTCTGTTTCTGCTTCTTGTATTCTCTTCTGTACCTTGTTATTGTACGTTCCTGGTCATTTTAACAATAATACTGCTAAAGTTTATCTTGGTTGAGAATGGAACATGCTGTTAGTCTTAACTAAAGGATGATATATACAGTTAAGGGTCCGGAGGTCCTTGACAAGCGATTGATGCTACCATCTTTGAGTGGTTCTTTATCGTTGCAAGGCTTCTAacctttaaattttttatgtgaatACAGGGGCTATGTCACCCTACCAGCACTTTATCATCTATTAAATGTTGCTTTATCAATCAATtagagtttattaattaataatatgaaatttatattcGAATCAATTTAAGGGAAACGAATTCAGATCACATCGGCTAAGATCAAGAACGAATGGATCGAAGATCAGGTCTGACTACTTAAAAAAACTTGGCTCAGTTTAACGGCCTACACAATACTGAAAGTATATAATGCATGCAAATGCTAACACAAAAACAATGTCTGAACTTTAAACACCAGAGACCAGGTCCTATCCCAGCATATTAAGCAATACTACTACTACTATGAAAAAGGGTAACAAGGTAATGCATGAGATGATAAGTTACAGACAAAACAGAAACATATGTGCGTCGCTTTATTaacatatgctatatataataaaacCAGACATATTCTTCCTCGAGCTTCACTCATATACTGCAAATTCTTTAAGGTTACTTCTTGATGAAGAACTTGCATCTGCTGAAAGAAATATACAGGCAGAATCGTCATAACATATTATAGTAACTTTAGAAATTTAATTAGCAATTGATGTTAAAAGCATTAAGAATGcaggataaaatatatatacaggaCAGAAGTATGACATTTCTGTAAGAGTtctcgtgtgtgtgtgtgacaaGGAGGGAGGTTGATGGTAGTACACCTTTTAGTTCTGGAGCTTTCTGCGCAACAAAGAAACATCAACCGCTATCTTGTTGAAAACATTTAAAAGTTTAAGACACTTTCATTGAGAACTCTCTTTTCTCATTCCTTTCATCTCAAACTGAAGTTCAGATCTACTTCTATTACATATAGAGCATGCTGCTAACTTAGGACCACATGTCCTTTTCAGCCAGAACTAGCAGGAGACAAAATAGCAAAACAGCCGACATAAACAAAAGGACAGACAGACTATCAAACGGCTATCAAACTGGGATCTTGTGCACTACCTTGACTACACAATAATGACTCCTAACATATTATACTAGACTGGACTTTTACTAGGCAGCAAGCATAgaagatatattatatagaaTAACTACTTGGGCTCCAATACTCCCCCTCAAGCTGAGTGTGATGGAACATGAACGCCAAGCTTGTCGAGCAGAATTTTATGCTGTCCTACAGTGAGGATTTTGGTAAAGACATCAGCCACTTGCTCGGATGTAGGGATATATGTAGGAGAAATTTGATCACTCACTGCTTTCTCTCGAATAAAATTGCAATCAATCTCCACATGCTTTGTCTTCTCATGATGGACTGGGTTGGCAGAAATTGCTAGAGCTGCTTTGTTGTCACAGAAAATAGGAGTAGAACCCAGGTGAGTGAGGCCGAGATCCTTCAGCAATTGTTTCACCCACAAAACTTCACAAACTGTCATAGCTAATGACCTGTATTCTGCCTCAGCCGTTGACCGAGCCACAACTGATTGTTTTTTAGACTTCCATGCTATAGGAGAATTGCCCAAGATAAGGCAGAAACCAGATGTTGATCGTCTGGTATTAGGGCAACCAGCCCAATCACTATCACAGTATGCTTGGAGTTCAGCTGCTGAGTTAGAAGCAAGTAATATGCCTTGATCCTTTGAGCCAGATAAATACCTCAGTACCCTCTTAGCAGCTTGAAAATGAACAGAGGTAGGTGAGTGCATGAACTGACTAAGAACATGAACTGTAAAAGCAATGTCAGGTCTAGTGATTGTAAGATAGATTAATTTACCTATCAACTTTTGATAATTCTCAGGGTGAGGAAGTAACTCTCCTGCAGTTGAGAGAAGCTTCACATGAGTGTCCATGGGAAGTTTTAATGGTTTGCAGCCAGACATTTTATACTCCTCAAGAATGTCTGTAATGTATTTCTTCTGAGATAGGAAAATCCCCTTTTCACTCCTGTCTACCTCAATGCCCAAGAAGTATCTGAGCTCCCCCAGATCTGTCATTTTAAATTGAGAGTTAAGGAATTTCTTTGTGTCATTGACAGCCTCCATATTGTTGCCAGTAATTAGAAGATCATCAACATAAGCAAGGACTGCAGTGAAAGAATTAGTACCTTGCTTAGTAAACAGAGTAGAATCAGCTTTAGATTGAGAGAATCCATACTCTATAAGGGCTTTGCTTAGCTTATCAAACCACAACCGGGGTGATTGCTTGAGACCATATAGGGTCTTAAGCAACCTGCATACTTTGGTCTGtagattatgattttttttcatgCTCCCCCTGTGCTGCAGTGTTAAATCTGAAGCCTTTACCCTCATATCCTGGAGGGAACTTCATATACACAATGTCTTCAAGCTCTCCATGTAGGAAAGCgttcttcacatccatctggtGAGTAATCCAGCCTTTAAGGGAAGCCACAGCAAGcaaagatctcactgtagtgaGTTTAGCCACAGGTGCAAAAGTTTGGTCATAGTCAATCCCATACTTCTGTCTATTCCCAAGAACCACCAATCTTGATTTGTATCTCATACTGTTCCTTTGAGGGTCATACTTAGTTGTGTATATCCATTTGCAACCGATAGCTATTTTCCCTGGTGGCAAGTCAGTTATCTCCCAAGTTTGATTGGTTTCAAGGGCATCCAATTCCTCATTCATAGCTTGTAACCAGTGACTGTGCTGAGCAGCTTCTGTAAAATTTTTAGGGTCTGGTGTTTTTGTTACTTTGTTCATAAAGCAACTAAACTGAGGGCTCACTTCTGTGTCAGTGCATTTTTTAACACAGTTAGCACTTACTTGATAATCATCATGCCAAGCTGGTGCTCTGTGATTTCTATTTGATCTCCTTACAGGTGGAGAGGGAACAGCTTCACTTGCTTGTTGTTCTTCTTGTTCCTCTATGTTAGTTGCAGTGACTGTGTGGTTATCCATCTCACTTTCAACCCATACAGACTGATCAGCTCTTTCTTCAGTCCCATTTTCTTCTGCCTCCTTGCTTGTTTGAAATACTTGGTAAGgatatatagtttcataaaaccTCACATCTCTTGATACAAATGTCACACCAGTGAGTAAATTATGCACCCTGTAGCCCTTCTGTGAGGGTGAGTACCCAATAAACACACAGGGTACTCCCC includes:
- the LOC135149630 gene encoding uncharacterized mitochondrial protein AtMg00810-like, giving the protein MEAVNDTKKFLNSQFKMTDLGELRYFLGIEVDRSEKGIFLSQKKYITDILEEYKMSGCKPLKLPMDTHVKLLSTAGELLPHPENYQKLIGKLIYLTITRPDIAFTVHVLSQFMHSPTSVHFQAAKRVLRYLSGSKDQGILLASNSAAELQAYCDSDWAGCPNTRRSTSGFCLILGNSPIAWKSKKQSVVARSTAEAEYRSLAMTVCEVLWVKQLLKDLGLTHLGSTPIFCDNKAALAISANPVHHEKTKHVEIDCNFIREKAVSDQISPTYIPTSEQVADVFTKILTVGQHKILLDKLGVHVPSHSA